The Pelobacter seleniigenes DSM 18267 genomic sequence GATCACCAAAGAACGCATATCGGTGACCAGATTGTTGTAGCCAAAAGAAGCGCCGCGCTCGGTCAGCAGAATATTGTGGTTGCCGGTGGTTTCGATCTTTTTGACCCCATGTTCGATATCCCAGGGAGCCAGAAACTGCCCTTTTTTAATATTGATGGTTTTGCCGCTTTCGCCGGCGGCGACCAGCAGATCGGTCTGGCGCGACAAAAAGGCCGGAATCTGCATAATATCGAGAACCTCGGCAGCCGGTGCGACCTGGGACACATCATGAATGTCAGAGATGACCGGCAGTTCGAACTCCTTTTTGACCCGCTCGAGAATCCGCAACCCCTCTTCCATGCCCGGTCCTCTGAAGGACGTCACCGAAGTCCGGTTGGCCTTATCATAAGAAGCCTTAAAGACCAGCTCGCAACCCAGTTCCTGGGTCAGCTTTTTAAGGCCTTCGGCGATGCGCAAGGTCAACGCTTCATTCTCAATGGCACAGGGTCCGGCAATCAGCACCAACTGCTTAGCACCGCCAAAAACGACGGAACCGACATTCACTTTGTTCATTTATTTTTTCTCCTGGCCCTGCTTCAGGCAGGCACCGACAAACGATTCAAACAAGGGGTGCGGCTCCATCGGCCGCGATTTGAATTCAGGGTGGAATTGGCAACCCAGAAACCATGGATGATCGGTCAATTCAACGATTTCCACCAGTCCGGCCTCGGGGTTCATTCCCGAAAAAACCAGCCCGCAGGTCTGCAGTTTTTTCAAATAGCTGTTATTGAATTCGAACCGATGACGATGGCGCTCGGAAAGATGGTCAGTACCGTAAATCCGCCGTGCCAGGGTATCTTTTTTGAGGTCACAGGGATATGCGCCAAGACGCATGGTCCCCCCCTTCCCTTTGACTTTTTTCTGATCCTCCATGATGTGGATCACCGGATTTTTGGCCTCTTCATGGAATTCCGAGGAGTGGGCGTCTTCAATATTGCAGACATGGCGGGAAAACTCCACCACGGCCATCTGCATACCCAAGCAGATCCCGAAAAACGGGATATTGTTCTCCCGTGCATACCGAATCGCGGCGATCTTGCCTTCGCTACCGCGTTCACCGAACCCGCCGGGCACCAGGATTCCATCCACTTTGGCAAAAGCATCGCTGATGCCGTGGCGTTCCAGGGCTTCGGAATCGATATACTCCAGGTTGACCCGACAATTATTGGCGATCCCGCCGTGGGTCAGGGCTTCCGAAAGGGACTTATAACTCTCGGTCAAGTCGACATATTTACCGACAATGGCAATCGTCGTTTCCCCGGCCGGCTGTTTGACCCGCTCGACAATTCGTTCCCAGTCGGACAGATCGGGCGCTTTGGTCCAGATATTCAGATAATCAACGATCCGCTCGTCCAGCCCCTGCTCGTGGAAAGCCTGCGGACACTCATAGATGGTACCAACATCGCGCGCGGTAATGACCGCTGCTTCCGGCACGTTACAGAACAGCGCGATCTTTGCCTTCATTTCCCGGGGGATTTCACGGTCGCAGCGACACAGCAGAATATCGGGCTGAATCCCGATCTCCCGCAGATCCTTGACGCTGTGTTGGGTCGGTTTGGTTTTCAGTTCGCCGGCGGTGGCGATATAAGGGACCAGTGTCAAATGGATATAAAGGACATTTTCCCGGCCGCGATCAACCCGGAACTGGCGGATCGCTTCCAGAAACGGCAGCGACTCGATATCGCCGACCGTACCGCCGACTTCGACAATGGCGATATCGACCCCCTTGGCGTTGTCGAGGATCTTCTGTTTGATTTCATTGGTGATATGGGGAATCACCTGAACGGTTCCGCCGAGATAATCGCCGCGTCGCTCTTTGCGAATCACCGAATCATAAACCTGGCCGGTGGTAAAATTCGATTTGCGCGATAATTTGGCCGAGGTATAACGCTCATAGTGCCCAAGATCGAGATCGGTTTCGGCACCGTCATCAGTGACAAAGACTTCGCCATGCTGAAAAGGGCTCATGGTGCCGGGATCGACATTGATATAAGGGTCCATTTTCTGCATGGAAACACGCAGCCCGCGCGCTTCCATCAAAGCACCTATCGAGGCTGCGGAAAGGCCCTTGCCCAAGGAAGACACCACACCACCGGTTACAAATAGAAACTTGGTTTTCATCTATCCATCCATTCCTGCCTGAGAAAAATAATACTCAATGAGCCAGCCCACGACTGGCGATTCTACACACATTCAAGGCCGAAAGAAACCCTCAATGCAAAAAACTGTCCATATCCGGAAGATATGGACAACAGCCTGTTTTAATTATTTTTTTCTTTAGCCATCAAAAGTGCAACCCGCTCCAGGTCAGCAGGGGTATCAACCCCGTGGCAGGCATATTCCGTTTCTGCCACATAGAGTCGCACCCCGCGTTCCAGAGCCCGTAACTGCTCCAGGTTTTCCAGAGATTCCAGAGCTGTTTTCGGCCAGCGCGGGTAAGCCAGCAATAGATCCCGCCGGTAGACATAAAGACCGATGTGACGCAGCAGCCGCTCATGGGGCAGCGCCGCGGCCAGTTCATCCTGGCTCAGGTCTCTCGGCCAGGGAATCGGCGCCCGGGAAAAATAGAGGGCGAAGCCGGCTTCATCCTTCACCACCTTGACCACGTTGGGGCTGTAAAAATCAGCGAGTTCATCGATCCGCGCGGCCAGAGTTCCCATCTGGATACCCGAATCGTGCAACAGCGGCGTCACCGCCTGGTCGATCATCCGCGGATCAATCAACGGCTCATCACCCTGGACATTCACAATCAGCTCGGCATCGATCTGCGCCGCCACTTCCGCCAGGCGATCGGTCCCGGTCGGATGATCGGCACGGGTCAGCATAACCTCCCCGCCAAAACCCGCCACCACTTCGGCAATCCGCCGGTCGTCCGTTGCCACGATAACCCGCTCGACCGCTTGCGCCTTTGCCACGCGCTCATAAACATGCTGAATCATCGGCAGTCCGTTGATCAGCGCCAACGGTTTGCCGGGAAACCTGGTGGAGGCGTAGCGAGCCGGGACAATCGCTGTTGCTTTGTTCATGATAGACATCCTTTTCTCAATACGACAAAGCCGTGATACTTACGCGAATCTGGCTCGTTGTCAACGCTCAATTACGCCTTGAAAAAGCACTCAAAAAGTCACCTTTCCGGGCATAGTATTCAAGTCTGGACACAGACAGAAATGGAACTGAATCATCGCCGCCATTTAAGCGCGACGACGCCGGACGGCCAACAGGGCAATGAGAGCAGTCAGCGCCAGGCAGCCCCAGGCAAAGACATCTCCGCAGCGGGTGTAGAGAGTATGTCCAGCCCCCAGGCCAACGGTTCCGGTGAGAAAAAAATCCTTGAACAAGGGGCCAGAAGCGACAACCTTCCCGGCGGGTGAAATCAACGCGGAAATTCCGGTATTGGCGGCCCGGGCCAGCCAAATCCGGTTTTCGATGGCCCGGAAACGGGTCATGGCGAGAAGCTGGTAAGGGGCTGAGGAGCGTCCGAACCAAGCGTCATTGGTTATGTTGACCAGCAAATCGGCGCCGCCCTGAACATAGGCGCGAGCCAGCTCCGGGAAAATGGCTTCATAACAGATCAGGACGCCGAGCTGATGGCCGTTCAGGCGCAACGGCCGGATCGTGCCCGGAGAAAAATCGCCGACCCCGACGACCATTTTATCGACAAAGGACAAAAGCTTGCCCAAGGGAACATATTCGCCGAACGGGACCAGGTGAATTTTGTCGGACCGGCCGACCTCGCGGCCAGTGGCGGAGATCAGATAAGCGCTGTTGAAATACTCAAACTGTTCCGGGCCAACCTCCCGATAAGCCGGGCTCCCGATCAAAAAAGTGCTGCCCAGCTGTTGGGCCTCTCGTTTCACCCTCCTGGCCAAGGGAATCGGGTCTTGCAGATAAAACGGAGTCGCCGCTTCCGGCCAGACCACCAGGTCCGGGTGCTTCAGCGCGGCCTGCGCTGACAGATGAAGATATTTGTCGACATTCGTGCGCTGAAAAGCAGGGTCCCACTTTTGCGCCTGATCGATATTCCCCTGGACCAGGGCAACTTTGAGCGTCTCGGCCCGCTTGGCCAGGGGCTGCGACAGCCGCCAGAAGCCATAACCGAAATGACTGCAGCAGACCAGAACAACCAGCCCGAATCCGATCCGGGCTCGGCGGCTACGCGGTGCACTGATGATCCAGGCGAGTGCGCAATTCACCAGCACCAGCAAAAAGCTGACCCCATGGACGCCGGTGACATCCGCACTCTGGATCGCAACGGCGAAGTTCTGCTGAGAATAACCGAGCAAGGCCCAGGGGAAACCGGTCAGCAGCAGGCCGCGCAAATATTCCGCGGTCACCCAAAAAACCGGCAAGGTCAGCAGTACCGGCAGGTTGAGCAAGTCTTCGCAGCGGCAGGACAGCCAGACCGGCACAGCAAAATAAAGGGCCAGGTAAACCAGCAGAAAAAAATAGGCCAGCAGAGAAAAGATCGGTGCCAGACCACCATAAGTGGTCATCACGATATTCAGCCAGTAGAGAACCGCACCAAAAAAAAACAAGCCACAGGTGAAACCTGCAGCAAAGGGGCGCCGACGCATGGTCAGCAGCATTGGCAGCAACCCCACCCAGGCCAATGGATAGAAATCCGGCCTGGGAAAGGCAGCAGCCAACAGCAATCCGGACAGCCCGGCACTGAGCAAAACGCGGTCAATACGTGGCATAGAAATCAACTATCATCCTGGGCGGAAATAGATTCCTGGGGTGGGAAAATGCGAATTTTTCTGACCGCGCGCTGATCACCCTGTTCAATCAACATCTCCAGCCCATTGACGCGGACCCGCTCCCCGGTCGCAGGGACCCGCCCGAACTGTTCCACGATATACCCGCCGACTGTGTCGAACTTCTCCCTGGCGACTTCGATATCGTAGTGTTCCTCAAATTCTTCAATGGACAGCCGCCCGTCGACAACAATGGAGCCGTCACTGTCCTCAACCAGCCAGTCCTCTTCCAGATCGTATTCATCCTGGATATCACCGACAATCTCTTCGATCAGATCCTCAATGGTCACCAATCCCGAAGTGCCGCCGTACTCGTCGATAACAATCGCGATATGGACCCGCGTTTCCCGAAATTCCTTGAGCAGCACGCTGACCTGTTTTGACTCGGGGACCAGATACGGCGGGCGCAAGACTTCGGCCAGGGCGATATCATCGATGGGTCGCCCCCAGAACTGCAGCAGGTCCTTGGCGTAAACCAGGCCGATAATGTTGTCAATGTTCCCTTTATAAATCGGGATCCGGGAATGTCCGGAATCGAGAATCGCTTTGAGAGCCTCTCCCAACGGGGCATCGGCATCGGCACAGACCATGTCGGTGCGCGGGACCATGATCTCGCGCAGGATCGTTTCATCCAGCTCCAGTATCGACTGCAGCATCTCCCCTTCGTCTTCGTCGATGATGCCCTGCTGCTCAGATGCATCGATCAACTCGTGCAGGTCCTCTTCACTACAGGCCTGCGGCCTTTGAGCCAGTTTACGCGATAAGCGTTTCAACCAACTGTCAGGCTCCTGAGAATGTTCGGTGTCCACCGGTTTGATGTTCTCCTTTTATCTGGTTGACAAAGTTTCGTCGAGCTGAAATTCCTGGAGCAAGGCACTGAACACCTCCCGCTCCTTAGCTTCCATAAGCTCTGCGTCGCTGACGCTGCCCCGCTCGTGATCATAGCCAAGCAGGTGCAGAACGCCATGAACCAGCAGAAACCAGAGCTCGTGTTCAAAAGGTATCCCGGCCGCGTCGGCATCGCTGGCAGCCCGCTCGGCGGAGATCACCACGTCACCGAGAACCTGCGGTTGAACGCCACCGCCTTCGCCCTCCTGCATGGCAAAAGAGATCACATTGGTCGGCCGATCCCGCTGCAGGTAATCCCGGTTGATCACCTGAATGCCGGCATTATCGACAATCAGAATCGACAGCTCGGCATCAGGAAATCCCGAGACGTTTAAGATCTTCTGGGCTATCTTGCGCAGCTGTCGTTTCAGAATCTTGTGCCGGGTCTGTTGATTTTCGATCTGAATTCGCACTTTTTATCCTTGCTTTATCTTTAACCGGAGCCTTATCGACAACTTCGGTCTTTTCTCTGACAATGTGAACCGGTTCCGGATAGTCGACCCGGTGATGGAATGAACCGGACAGAACTCGATTGAAACTCCTGGCAATCAGGTTGAGATCCTTCAGGGTCAGGTCACATTCGTTGAGCTGTCCATCGATGAAAATATTGTTGATCAGCTTCTGGACCATGCCCTGAATCCGCGCCGGGGTCGGATCGGTCAGGGTCCGGCTGGCGGCCTCGATGGCATCGGCCAGCATGATCAGTGCGGCTTCCCGGGTCTGGGGCTTTGGCCCGTGATAACGATAATCGCGCTCGGAGATCTGCTGGACGCCGGGGTCGGCCTGGCTTTTGGCGCGATCATAAAAAAACTTGATCAGGGTGGTCCCGTGATGCTGCTGGATAATATCCATCAGCTCCGTCCCCAACTTGTGCTCTTTGGCCAATTCCACGCCGTCTTTAACATGGGAGGTCAAAATCAGCGCGCTCATGGACGGCGCAAGTTTATCGTGCTTGTTCCGTTGTCCACCCGAATTTTCAATAAAATACAGGGGCTTTTTGATCTTGCCAATATCATGATAATAGGCGGCCACCCTGGCCAGCAGCGGGTTGGCATTAATGGCCTCGGCGGCGCACTCGGCCAGGTTGCCGACCAGGATCGAATGGTGGTAGGTTCCCGGAGCCTCGATCATCAACTGCCGCAACACCGGCGAATTCATATTGGCCAGCTCCAGCAGTTTGATATCGGTGGTGTACTTGAACACGGATTCGACCAGCGGCACCGTACCGTTGACCACAACCGCACTCGCCAGCCCGCCGAGCAGCCCGAACCCCAGTTTCCAGAGCAGCTGCAGTTCAAAACTGCGCCCACTGAGAAAATGGATGCCGAGCAACAGAACCATATTAGTCAGGCCGATCCATAGAGCGGCACGGTATAAGGTTGCCCGCTGTTGACAGTGGCGCACACCGTGAGCACCGACCAGGCTGCCGGTTAACGCGAACAGTGCCATCATCAGGCTGTTACCGAACAAAACCCCGACCAGCAACGAGCAACAGACGGCAAACAGAAAAGCGGTCTCCGAATTGAGCACGATTCTGACCAGCATTGCCCCCAGGGCAAACGGGATCGCGTAGAAATAGGCCGATGAATCGACATAGGCAAAGGTATTCCCCACCCCTGTCGCAATGAAGATGGAGATCTTGATCAGCACAAACAGGACGATAAAGACCGCCGCCAAAAAGAGCAGATCGCGTGAGTCGGGCCGAAATTTGCTGATATTGCGGTAGCCGAACAGATAGCAGACATAAATCAGCAGCAAGGTACAGATCAGCAGACCGACCACGGTCTGCAGGTTGCGGTTATCGCGGCCGGAATCCCGGATCGCCTTCAACTTGAGAATCTGATCGGCGGTCACGCGTTCCCCTTCCCGGACGATCATTTCCCCTTTTTTGATCTGGAAAAGGACCGGGGCAACCTGCGCCCGCGCTTCCAGGCGGCGCTTGGCCGTTGCCTCCTCGTTAAACACCAGGTTGGGGCGCAACTGCTGTTGCACGACCTTTAGCAGGGTCTGCCGCTGGGCGGTGGAGACATCCAGCAGGGCCAGCTGCTGCTTGGCCTCGGCCAGGGCATCGTTCAGCCCCGTGACCTGACTGAGCAACTGCGGAGAGAGCTCTTTCCCCTCACTGCGATCCAACAGCTGCAGCCCTTCCTGCTGATGATTTTTAAAAGCCTGCAGATTGGCGACAATGGGCCGCTCAAAAACCGGCTTGAGCAACACCGTGGTGGAGCTGGCGATATCCTGGCTGAGGGGCATGTTCAGTAGCGGACGATATTCCTCGGCCGTCAACGGGACGCCGAAGTCGGCTTCCAGTTGGCGCAAAAAATCGTCCGGTTCGCCCTGGATGGGCGTTTGCTGATGCTGCAGGAGCAGATTCAGGCCGCTACTGATCCGCTTGATGGCCTGCGCTCCGGCAGCGACATCGAGATCATAGATAAAAGGAACCGCATTGGCCGCTTCATCACGCTTGGCCTCGGTCAGGGGAGCATCTTCAACCAACAGATCCCGCGGCGATTTGATGTCACGGGAAGCGATATCCCCCGGCGTACGATAAACCGGAATCAGGCCGCCTTTGGGGACGACAATCAGGGTCAGCAAAACCGCGACCGCCAGCAACAGCCAACCGGCCAGCTGACTGCGGTCTTTGTGGCGCAGCCCCTGTACCCCACAACCGAAAAAAATAGCTCGCCCGTGCAGAGCCTTGTTTTTCTCTTCTTTGGTCATAACCTCTCAGTCAACAACAGATATCAGCTGTTCGTCCGCCGCCCCTGATCGGCATCCCGCCGATCAGCGCGCTGGTAAGCCTGGACAATAGCCTGGACGATGGGATGCCGCACCACATCCACATCACTGAAATGGGTAAAAGCGATACCTGGAACACCGACCAGGACGTCAATGGCATGGAGCAGCCCGGAGCGGTTCTCCCGGGGCAGGTCGATCTGGGTTACATCCCCGGTGATCACGGCACAGCTGCCGAAACCCAGCCGGGTCAAAAACATTTTCATCTGTTCCACAGTGGTATTCTGCGCCTCGTCCAAAATGACAAACGCATCATTCAGCGTCCGGCCACGCATGAAAGCCAGCGGCGCGACCTCGAC encodes the following:
- the kdsA gene encoding 3-deoxy-8-phosphooctulonate synthase produces the protein MNKVNVGSVVFGGAKQLVLIAGPCAIENEALTLRIAEGLKKLTQELGCELVFKASYDKANRTSVTSFRGPGMEEGLRILERVKKEFELPVISDIHDVSQVAPAAEVLDIMQIPAFLSRQTDLLVAAGESGKTINIKKGQFLAPWDIEHGVKKIETTGNHNILLTERGASFGYNNLVTDMRSLVIMREMGYPVIFDATHSVQLPGGAGGASGGQRQYVGALSRAAAATGIDGLFWEVHEDPDHALCDGPNSLPLAKVKTMLEQVLAIDAIFKQGSNDE
- a CDS encoding CTP synthase, whose translation is MKTKFLFVTGGVVSSLGKGLSAASIGALMEARGLRVSMQKMDPYINVDPGTMSPFQHGEVFVTDDGAETDLDLGHYERYTSAKLSRKSNFTTGQVYDSVIRKERRGDYLGGTVQVIPHITNEIKQKILDNAKGVDIAIVEVGGTVGDIESLPFLEAIRQFRVDRGRENVLYIHLTLVPYIATAGELKTKPTQHSVKDLREIGIQPDILLCRCDREIPREMKAKIALFCNVPEAAVITARDVGTIYECPQAFHEQGLDERIVDYLNIWTKAPDLSDWERIVERVKQPAGETTIAIVGKYVDLTESYKSLSEALTHGGIANNCRVNLEYIDSEALERHGISDAFAKVDGILVPGGFGERGSEGKIAAIRYARENNIPFFGICLGMQMAVVEFSRHVCNIEDAHSSEFHEEAKNPVIHIMEDQKKVKGKGGTMRLGAYPCDLKKDTLARRIYGTDHLSERHRHRFEFNNSYLKKLQTCGLVFSGMNPEAGLVEIVELTDHPWFLGCQFHPEFKSRPMEPHPLFESFVGACLKQGQEKK
- the kdsB gene encoding 3-deoxy-manno-octulosonate cytidylyltransferase, which gives rise to MNKATAIVPARYASTRFPGKPLALINGLPMIQHVYERVAKAQAVERVIVATDDRRIAEVVAGFGGEVMLTRADHPTGTDRLAEVAAQIDAELIVNVQGDEPLIDPRMIDQAVTPLLHDSGIQMGTLAARIDELADFYSPNVVKVVKDEAGFALYFSRAPIPWPRDLSQDELAAALPHERLLRHIGLYVYRRDLLLAYPRWPKTALESLENLEQLRALERGVRLYVAETEYACHGVDTPADLERVALLMAKEKNN
- the lnt gene encoding apolipoprotein N-acyltransferase, encoding MPRIDRVLLSAGLSGLLLAAAFPRPDFYPLAWVGLLPMLLTMRRRPFAAGFTCGLFFFGAVLYWLNIVMTTYGGLAPIFSLLAYFFLLVYLALYFAVPVWLSCRCEDLLNLPVLLTLPVFWVTAEYLRGLLLTGFPWALLGYSQQNFAVAIQSADVTGVHGVSFLLVLVNCALAWIISAPRSRRARIGFGLVVLVCCSHFGYGFWRLSQPLAKRAETLKVALVQGNIDQAQKWDPAFQRTNVDKYLHLSAQAALKHPDLVVWPEAATPFYLQDPIPLARRVKREAQQLGSTFLIGSPAYREVGPEQFEYFNSAYLISATGREVGRSDKIHLVPFGEYVPLGKLLSFVDKMVVGVGDFSPGTIRPLRLNGHQLGVLICYEAIFPELARAYVQGGADLLVNITNDAWFGRSSAPYQLLAMTRFRAIENRIWLARAANTGISALISPAGKVVASGPLFKDFFLTGTVGLGAGHTLYTRCGDVFAWGCLALTALIALLAVRRRRA
- a CDS encoding hemolysin family protein gives rise to the protein MDTEHSQEPDSWLKRLSRKLAQRPQACSEEDLHELIDASEQQGIIDEDEGEMLQSILELDETILREIMVPRTDMVCADADAPLGEALKAILDSGHSRIPIYKGNIDNIIGLVYAKDLLQFWGRPIDDIALAEVLRPPYLVPESKQVSVLLKEFRETRVHIAIVIDEYGGTSGLVTIEDLIEEIVGDIQDEYDLEEDWLVEDSDGSIVVDGRLSIEEFEEHYDIEVAREKFDTVGGYIVEQFGRVPATGERVRVNGLEMLIEQGDQRAVRKIRIFPPQESISAQDDS
- the ybeY gene encoding rRNA maturation RNase YbeY gives rise to the protein MRIQIENQQTRHKILKRQLRKIAQKILNVSGFPDAELSILIVDNAGIQVINRDYLQRDRPTNVISFAMQEGEGGGVQPQVLGDVVISAERAASDADAAGIPFEHELWFLLVHGVLHLLGYDHERGSVSDAELMEAKEREVFSALLQEFQLDETLSTR
- a CDS encoding HD family phosphohydrolase, which produces MTKEEKNKALHGRAIFFGCGVQGLRHKDRSQLAGWLLLAVAVLLTLIVVPKGGLIPVYRTPGDIASRDIKSPRDLLVEDAPLTEAKRDEAANAVPFIYDLDVAAGAQAIKRISSGLNLLLQHQQTPIQGEPDDFLRQLEADFGVPLTAEEYRPLLNMPLSQDIASSTTVLLKPVFERPIVANLQAFKNHQQEGLQLLDRSEGKELSPQLLSQVTGLNDALAEAKQQLALLDVSTAQRQTLLKVVQQQLRPNLVFNEEATAKRRLEARAQVAPVLFQIKKGEMIVREGERVTADQILKLKAIRDSGRDNRNLQTVVGLLICTLLLIYVCYLFGYRNISKFRPDSRDLLFLAAVFIVLFVLIKISIFIATGVGNTFAYVDSSAYFYAIPFALGAMLVRIVLNSETAFLFAVCCSLLVGVLFGNSLMMALFALTGSLVGAHGVRHCQQRATLYRAALWIGLTNMVLLLGIHFLSGRSFELQLLWKLGFGLLGGLASAVVVNGTVPLVESVFKYTTDIKLLELANMNSPVLRQLMIEAPGTYHHSILVGNLAECAAEAINANPLLARVAAYYHDIGKIKKPLYFIENSGGQRNKHDKLAPSMSALILTSHVKDGVELAKEHKLGTELMDIIQQHHGTTLIKFFYDRAKSQADPGVQQISERDYRYHGPKPQTREAALIMLADAIEAASRTLTDPTPARIQGMVQKLINNIFIDGQLNECDLTLKDLNLIARSFNRVLSGSFHHRVDYPEPVHIVREKTEVVDKAPVKDKARIKSANSDRKSTDPAQDSETTAAQDSPEDLKRLGIS